From Aedes albopictus strain Foshan chromosome 1, AalbF5, whole genome shotgun sequence, one genomic window encodes:
- the LOC109431115 gene encoding uncharacterized protein LOC109431115 isoform X3, with amino-acid sequence MSTSVAVSIEPYRRGTSFNDWYTRMKYFFGVNKIKDDEKKAYFITISGPVIFAEMKLLYPAGNFEEASLDDIVSKLKSRLDKTDTDLVQRYKFSTRIQNPDESVEDFVLNLKLQAEFCGFENFKEVAIIDRLIAGISDKKLRQRLLSEDKLTLASAEKLIATWEVARANAGAAEQPNSGNSNMVAAVNNRSSGTHGIVANRLSRVYDLARNQSGFGHNAGGTSSRGPVKSRLGFRSPGKMQPSYRDRRGAEADNYRQDGRVGGQRQWQRPDYSQMICNFCGIKGHIRKKCFKLKNLNRDAVNLVESYRPGPSSDRHINELLSRMQTRDEEDTEDSDSDMHWKRGSNGTQDADQSL; translated from the exons ATGAGTACCAGTGTGGCTGTTTCTATTGAACCCTACCGTAGGGGAACATCGTTCAATGACTGGTACACCCGGATGAAATACTTTTTCGGGGTGAACAAAATAAAAGATGACGAGAAAAAGGCATACTTTATCACGATAAGTGGTCCGGTAATTTTTGCCGAAATGAAACTGCTCTATCCGGCAGGGAATTTTGAGGAAGCTTCATTGGACGACATTGTTTCAAAACTTAAAAGTCGTTTAGACAAAACAGATACGGATTTAGTTCAAAGATATAAATTTAGTACTAGAATACAGAATCCAGACGAGAGTGTAGAGGATTTTGTTTTGAACCTCAAACTTCAGGCCGAATTTTGTGGTTTCGAAAACTTTAAGGAAGTGGCCATAATTGATCGCCTTATTGCTGGAATAAGCGACAAGAAGCTTAGACAACGACTCTTAAGCGAGGATAAGCTTACTTTAGCAAGCGCTGAAAAGTTAATTGCTACATGGGAGGTAGCCCGGGCTAATGCCGGAGCTGCTGAACAaccaaattcaggaaattcaaatATGGTAGCAGCAGTAAATAATAGGTCGAGTGGGACACATGGCATTGTAGCAAATAGATTGTCTCGGGTCTATGATTTAGCTAGGAACCAATCGGGTTTTGGACACAATGCAGGTGGAACTAGTAGCAGAGGCCCAGTGAAATCCCGACTAGGATTTAGATCGCCAGGGAAAATGCAGCCATCTTATAGAGACCGGCGTGGTGCTGAAGCGGACAACTACCGGCAAGATGGTCGAGTCGGAGGGCAGCGGCAATGGCAGCGTCCGGACTATTCCCAAATGATATGCAATTTTTGTGGTATCAAGGGACATATCCGGAAGAAGTGCTTCAAACTAAAGAACCTGAACCGCGACGCCGTCAATCTGGTAGAATCATATAGGCCTGGACCATCATCTGACCGACACATAAACGAGTTGCTAAGCCGGATGCAAACCAGAGACGAAGAGGATACCGAGGACAGTGACTCAG ATATGCATTGGAAACGCGGAAGTAATGGCACACAGGACGCAGATCAGAGTCTGTAA
- the LOC109431115 gene encoding uncharacterized protein K02A2.6 isoform X1: protein MSTSVAVSIEPYRRGTSFNDWYTRMKYFFGVNKIKDDEKKAYFITISGPVIFAEMKLLYPAGNFEEASLDDIVSKLKSRLDKTDTDLVQRYKFSTRIQNPDESVEDFVLNLKLQAEFCGFENFKEVAIIDRLIAGISDKKLRQRLLSEDKLTLASAEKLIATWEVARANAGAAEQPNSGNSNMVAAVNNRSSGTHGIVANRLSRVYDLARNQSGFGHNAGGTSSRGPVKSRLGFRSPGKMQPSYRDRRGAEADNYRQDGRVGGQRQWQRPDYSQMICNFCGIKGHIRKKCFKLKNLNRDAVNLVESYRPGPSSDRHINELLSRMQTRDEEDTEDSDSGNLQCMQVSSINKISNPCLVLVVIEGKSLEMEVDCGASVSVISKRRYFSKFDNPLRSYSEPLMVVNGTKLRIAGEARVSVKFNGREELMQLLVLDGENDFYPLLGRTWLDVFYPNWRQFFMNGLHINNVNMDSGKIAIEDLKKQFPTVFKKNFSTPILGFKAELMMKDEVPIFKKAYEVPYRLKDKVSTYLDKLEEQKVITPVESSEWASPIIVVMKKNGEIRLVIDCKVSINKAIVPNTYPLPTSQDIFSNLAGCKIFCALDLEGAYTQLELTERSKQFVVINTMKGLYKYNRLPQGASSSASIFQRVMDKVLEGIEHVSCYLDDVLIAGKTLEECKRKLLLVLERLANVNIKVNFEKCKFFVTELTHLGHVISDKGLRPCSDKISTIEKANAPKNESELKSFLGLLNYYHKFIPNLSSKLYPLYNLLKNNTKYVWDDHCQKAFLESKNLLIETDLLEFYDPKKPMVVISDASSYGLGGLIAHVVDDVEKPISFTSFSLNSAQRKYPILHLEALALVCTIKKFHKYLYGQHFTVYTDHKPLVGIFGKEGRNSIFVTRLQRFVLDLSIYDFDIIYRPSHKLGNADFCSRFPLQQEVPSQIDSEAISSINFSNEFPIDSKVIASATKEDEFLQKVISFMLNGWPERVDRQFADVYSNYLNLELVDDCLLFMDRIIIPKVYQKKILKLLHANHAGIVKMKQLARNTVYWFGINTDIEKYVTDCECCNSMAIIPKPKEIAKWTPTTRPFSRIHIDFFYYGHRTYLLIVDSYSKWIEVEKMVHGTDCNKVLRKLVAYFARFGLPDVLVSDNGPPFNSRGFVDFLEKQGIKVMKSPPYNPASNGQAERLVRTVKEVLKRFLMDPEISELELEDQINLFLFNYRNNNLTKEGVFPAERIFAYKPKTILDLVDPRKHYKKYIDISHPHDDVHSRHQSGIIPKVQEDALDKLTAGDELWYKNHNPHNQARWLKAIFIKKFSRNIFQICIGNAEVMAHRTQIRVCKGSTQWQSPNVWITSQEPRNEPLMSPGRKTPTSDNLSAVDDPPNGEDNRDRTPKGGTKRKRQDSGSCLTELRRSKRTKKVFRSDDFYYS, encoded by the coding sequence ATGAGTACCAGTGTGGCTGTTTCTATTGAACCCTACCGTAGGGGAACATCGTTCAATGACTGGTACACCCGGATGAAATACTTTTTCGGGGTGAACAAAATAAAAGATGACGAGAAAAAGGCATACTTTATCACGATAAGTGGTCCGGTAATTTTTGCCGAAATGAAACTGCTCTATCCGGCAGGGAATTTTGAGGAAGCTTCATTGGACGACATTGTTTCAAAACTTAAAAGTCGTTTAGACAAAACAGATACGGATTTAGTTCAAAGATATAAATTTAGTACTAGAATACAGAATCCAGACGAGAGTGTAGAGGATTTTGTTTTGAACCTCAAACTTCAGGCCGAATTTTGTGGTTTCGAAAACTTTAAGGAAGTGGCCATAATTGATCGCCTTATTGCTGGAATAAGCGACAAGAAGCTTAGACAACGACTCTTAAGCGAGGATAAGCTTACTTTAGCAAGCGCTGAAAAGTTAATTGCTACATGGGAGGTAGCCCGGGCTAATGCCGGAGCTGCTGAACAaccaaattcaggaaattcaaatATGGTAGCAGCAGTAAATAATAGGTCGAGTGGGACACATGGCATTGTAGCAAATAGATTGTCTCGGGTCTATGATTTAGCTAGGAACCAATCGGGTTTTGGACACAATGCAGGTGGAACTAGTAGCAGAGGCCCAGTGAAATCCCGACTAGGATTTAGATCGCCAGGGAAAATGCAGCCATCTTATAGAGACCGGCGTGGTGCTGAAGCGGACAACTACCGGCAAGATGGTCGAGTCGGAGGGCAGCGGCAATGGCAGCGTCCGGACTATTCCCAAATGATATGCAATTTTTGTGGTATCAAGGGACATATCCGGAAGAAGTGCTTCAAACTAAAGAACCTGAACCGCGACGCCGTCAATCTGGTAGAATCATATAGGCCTGGACCATCATCTGACCGACACATAAACGAGTTGCTAAGCCGGATGCAAACCAGAGACGAAGAGGATACCGAGGACAGTGACTCAGGTAATCTACAATGCATGCAGGTGTCTTCTATTAATAAGATTAGTAATCCGTGTTTGGTGTTAGTCGTTATTGAAGGCAAATCCCTTGAAATGGAAGTCGACTGTGGTGCTTCTGTGTCGGTTATAAGTAAAAGGCGATATTTTTCAAAGTTTGATAATCCTCTCCGTAGTTACAGTGAGCCATTGATGGTAGTAAATGGGACAAAATTGAGAATTGCAGGCGAAGCAAGGGTTTCAGTGAAGTTCAATGGAAGAGAAGAGCTAATGCAACTTTTAGTTTTAGATGGCGAAAATGATTTCTACCCACTTTTAGGTCGAACTTGGCTTGATGTATTTTACCCAAACTGGAGACAGTTCTTCATGAATGGCTTACACATTAACAACGTAAATATGGACTCTGGTAAAATTGCCATAgaagatttaaaaaaacaatTCCCTACAGTATTCAAAAAGAATTTTTCGACGCCCATACTTGGATTTAAAGCAGAactaatgatgaaggatgaagttcCGATATTCAAAAAGGCGTATGAGGTTCCTTATAGATTAAAGGATAAGGTTTCAACGTATTTGGATAAATTAGAGGAACAAAAGGTTATAACACCAGTTGAAAGTAGTGAATGGGCTTCTCCAATTATCGTTGTTATGAAGAAGAACGGTGAAATTCGGTTAGTAATCGATTGTAAAGTGTCAATAAATAAAGCCATTGTCCCGAATACATACCCTTTACCAACTTCACAGGATATTTTTTCCAATTTAGCCGGTTGTAAAATTTTCTGTGCACTTGATTTAGAAGGCGCATATACCCAACTAGAATTGACGGAGAGGTCCAAGCAATTTGTGGTAATCAATACAATGAAGGGATTATACAAATACAACAGATTACCACAAGGGGCATCTTCAAGTGCCTCTATTTTTCAAAGAGTAATGGACAAGGTACTAGAAGGAATAGAACATGTTTCATGTTACCTTGATGATGTCTTGATAGCAgggaaaactctagaagaatgtAAGAGGAAACTTTTATTGGTTTTAGAGCGATTGGCAAATGTTAATATAAAAGTGAATTTTGAAAAGTGCAAATTTTTTGTAACGGAGCTGACACATTTGGGTCATGTTATTAGTGATAAAGGACTTAGACCTTGCTCAGACAAAATTTCAACCATCGAAAAGGCAAATGCCCCAAAAAACGAATCTGAACTCAAATCATTCCTAGGTCTTTTAAATTACTATCATAAATTCATACCAAACTTATCTTCAAAATTATATCCTCTATATAATTTACTGAAGAATAATACAAAGTACGTTTGGGACGACCATTGTCAAAAAGCCTTTCTTGAAAGCAAAAATTTGCTTATTGAGACAGATCTTTTGGAATTCTATGACCCTAAGAAGCCTATGGTGGTAATTTCGGACGCTTCAAGTTATGGTTTGGGAGGATTAATAGCTCATGTGGTAGACGATGTTGAAAAGCCAATAAGTTTCACTTCATTCTCATTAAATTCGGCTCAAAGGAAATACCCCATCTTGCATTTGGAGGCTTTGGCTTTAGTTTGCACCATTAAGAAATTCCACAAGTATCTCTATGGACAACATTTCACTGTTTACACGGACCATAAACCTTTAGTTGGTATTTTTGGTAAAGAGGGTAGGAATTCAATTTTTGTTACAAGACTGCAAAGATTTGTATTAGACTTGTCAATATATGATTTCGACATAATTTATAGACCATCGCATAAATTAGGGAATGCGGATTTTTGTTCAAGATTCCCGTTGCAGCAGGAAGTTCCTAGCCAGATAGACTCGGAAGCCATTAGCAGTATAAATTTCAGTAACGAATTCCCAATTGATTCTAAAGTAATCGCCAGTGCAACTAAAGAGGACGAGTTCTTACAAAAAGTAATATCTTTCATGCTAAATGGCTGGCCGGAAAGGGTGGATAGGCAATTTGCAGATGTTTACTCAAATTATTTGAATTTAGAGCTTGTGGACGATTGTCTTCTTTTTATGGACAGAATAATCATACCAAAAGtatatcagaaaaaaatcttgaaattactGCATGCAAACCACGCGGGAATAGTTAAAATGAAACAATTAGCAAGAAATACGGTGTATTGGTTTGGTATAAATACCGATATTGAAAAATATGTAACCGACTGTGAGTGCTGTAATAGCATGGCAATTATTCCAAAGCCTAAGGAGATAGCCAAATGGACACCTACTACTAGACCATTCAGTAGAATCCATATTGATTTTTTCTATTATGGGCATCGTACCTATTTGTTGATTGTTGACAGCTACTCCAAATGGATAGAAGTGGAAAAAATGGTACATGGTACAGATTGTAATAAAGTTTTAAGAAAGTTAGTGGCTTATTTCGCGCGCTTTGGTCTACCAGACGTTTTGGTTTCGGACAATGGTCCTCCTTTTAACTCTCGGGGTTTCGTGGATTTCCTAGAGAAGCAAGGGATAAAAGTAATGAAAAGTCCACCTTATAACCCAGCAAGTAACGGCCAAGCTGAGAGGTTGGTGAGAACTGTGAAGGaagtcctcaagagattcctcatgGATCCCGAAATTTCGGAGTTGGAACTGGAAGACCAGATAAATCTGTTTTTATTTAATTATAGAAACAACAACTTGACAAAGGAGGGAGTTTTTCCGGCGGAGAGAATTTTCGCATACAAACCAAAGACTATTTTAGACTTAGTTGATCCACGAAAACATTACAAAAAGTATATAGACATTTCGCACCCACATGATGATGTTCATTCTAGGCATCAAAGCGGAATAATTCCGAAAGTTCAAGAAGATGCCTTGGACAAACTGACTGCTGGGGATGAACTATGGTATAAGAATCACAACCCCCATAACCAGGCAAGATGGTTAAAggccatttttattaaaaaattttCTCGAAATATTTTCCAGATATGCATTGGAAACGCGGAAGTAATGGCACACAGGACGCAGATCAGAGTCTGTAAGGGGTCTACGCAATGGCAAAGCCCCAATGTTTGGATTACGAGCCAGGAACCACGCAACGAACCCCTGATGTCCCCTGGGCGCAAAACACCAACAAGCGACAATCTGTCCGCTGTCGACGACCCGCCCAATGGTGAGGATAATCGAGACCGAACTCCGAAGGGAGGCACTAAGAGGAAACGCCAGGACTCAGGAAGCTGCCTAACGGAACTCCGTCGATCCAAACGCACGAAGAAAGTGTTTCGTAGTGATGATTTCTATTACAGTTGA
- the LOC109431115 gene encoding uncharacterized protein K02A2.6 isoform X2: protein MQPSYRDRRGAEADNYRQDGRVGGQRQWQRPDYSQMICNFCGIKGHIRKKCFKLKNLNRDAVNLVESYRPGPSSDRHINELLSRMQTRDEEDTEDSDSGNLQCMQVSSINKISNPCLVLVVIEGKSLEMEVDCGASVSVISKRRYFSKFDNPLRSYSEPLMVVNGTKLRIAGEARVSVKFNGREELMQLLVLDGENDFYPLLGRTWLDVFYPNWRQFFMNGLHINNVNMDSGKIAIEDLKKQFPTVFKKNFSTPILGFKAELMMKDEVPIFKKAYEVPYRLKDKVSTYLDKLEEQKVITPVESSEWASPIIVVMKKNGEIRLVIDCKVSINKAIVPNTYPLPTSQDIFSNLAGCKIFCALDLEGAYTQLELTERSKQFVVINTMKGLYKYNRLPQGASSSASIFQRVMDKVLEGIEHVSCYLDDVLIAGKTLEECKRKLLLVLERLANVNIKVNFEKCKFFVTELTHLGHVISDKGLRPCSDKISTIEKANAPKNESELKSFLGLLNYYHKFIPNLSSKLYPLYNLLKNNTKYVWDDHCQKAFLESKNLLIETDLLEFYDPKKPMVVISDASSYGLGGLIAHVVDDVEKPISFTSFSLNSAQRKYPILHLEALALVCTIKKFHKYLYGQHFTVYTDHKPLVGIFGKEGRNSIFVTRLQRFVLDLSIYDFDIIYRPSHKLGNADFCSRFPLQQEVPSQIDSEAISSINFSNEFPIDSKVIASATKEDEFLQKVISFMLNGWPERVDRQFADVYSNYLNLELVDDCLLFMDRIIIPKVYQKKILKLLHANHAGIVKMKQLARNTVYWFGINTDIEKYVTDCECCNSMAIIPKPKEIAKWTPTTRPFSRIHIDFFYYGHRTYLLIVDSYSKWIEVEKMVHGTDCNKVLRKLVAYFARFGLPDVLVSDNGPPFNSRGFVDFLEKQGIKVMKSPPYNPASNGQAERLVRTVKEVLKRFLMDPEISELELEDQINLFLFNYRNNNLTKEGVFPAERIFAYKPKTILDLVDPRKHYKKYIDISHPHDDVHSRHQSGIIPKVQEDALDKLTAGDELWYKNHNPHNQARWLKAIFIKKFSRNIFQICIGNAEVMAHRTQIRVCKGSTQWQSPNVWITSQEPRNEPLMSPGRKTPTSDNLSAVDDPPNGEDNRDRTPKGGTKRKRQDSGSCLTELRRSKRTKKVFRSDDFYYS from the coding sequence ATGCAGCCATCTTATAGAGACCGGCGTGGTGCTGAAGCGGACAACTACCGGCAAGATGGTCGAGTCGGAGGGCAGCGGCAATGGCAGCGTCCGGACTATTCCCAAATGATATGCAATTTTTGTGGTATCAAGGGACATATCCGGAAGAAGTGCTTCAAACTAAAGAACCTGAACCGCGACGCCGTCAATCTGGTAGAATCATATAGGCCTGGACCATCATCTGACCGACACATAAACGAGTTGCTAAGCCGGATGCAAACCAGAGACGAAGAGGATACCGAGGACAGTGACTCAGGTAATCTACAATGCATGCAGGTGTCTTCTATTAATAAGATTAGTAATCCGTGTTTGGTGTTAGTCGTTATTGAAGGCAAATCCCTTGAAATGGAAGTCGACTGTGGTGCTTCTGTGTCGGTTATAAGTAAAAGGCGATATTTTTCAAAGTTTGATAATCCTCTCCGTAGTTACAGTGAGCCATTGATGGTAGTAAATGGGACAAAATTGAGAATTGCAGGCGAAGCAAGGGTTTCAGTGAAGTTCAATGGAAGAGAAGAGCTAATGCAACTTTTAGTTTTAGATGGCGAAAATGATTTCTACCCACTTTTAGGTCGAACTTGGCTTGATGTATTTTACCCAAACTGGAGACAGTTCTTCATGAATGGCTTACACATTAACAACGTAAATATGGACTCTGGTAAAATTGCCATAgaagatttaaaaaaacaatTCCCTACAGTATTCAAAAAGAATTTTTCGACGCCCATACTTGGATTTAAAGCAGAactaatgatgaaggatgaagttcCGATATTCAAAAAGGCGTATGAGGTTCCTTATAGATTAAAGGATAAGGTTTCAACGTATTTGGATAAATTAGAGGAACAAAAGGTTATAACACCAGTTGAAAGTAGTGAATGGGCTTCTCCAATTATCGTTGTTATGAAGAAGAACGGTGAAATTCGGTTAGTAATCGATTGTAAAGTGTCAATAAATAAAGCCATTGTCCCGAATACATACCCTTTACCAACTTCACAGGATATTTTTTCCAATTTAGCCGGTTGTAAAATTTTCTGTGCACTTGATTTAGAAGGCGCATATACCCAACTAGAATTGACGGAGAGGTCCAAGCAATTTGTGGTAATCAATACAATGAAGGGATTATACAAATACAACAGATTACCACAAGGGGCATCTTCAAGTGCCTCTATTTTTCAAAGAGTAATGGACAAGGTACTAGAAGGAATAGAACATGTTTCATGTTACCTTGATGATGTCTTGATAGCAgggaaaactctagaagaatgtAAGAGGAAACTTTTATTGGTTTTAGAGCGATTGGCAAATGTTAATATAAAAGTGAATTTTGAAAAGTGCAAATTTTTTGTAACGGAGCTGACACATTTGGGTCATGTTATTAGTGATAAAGGACTTAGACCTTGCTCAGACAAAATTTCAACCATCGAAAAGGCAAATGCCCCAAAAAACGAATCTGAACTCAAATCATTCCTAGGTCTTTTAAATTACTATCATAAATTCATACCAAACTTATCTTCAAAATTATATCCTCTATATAATTTACTGAAGAATAATACAAAGTACGTTTGGGACGACCATTGTCAAAAAGCCTTTCTTGAAAGCAAAAATTTGCTTATTGAGACAGATCTTTTGGAATTCTATGACCCTAAGAAGCCTATGGTGGTAATTTCGGACGCTTCAAGTTATGGTTTGGGAGGATTAATAGCTCATGTGGTAGACGATGTTGAAAAGCCAATAAGTTTCACTTCATTCTCATTAAATTCGGCTCAAAGGAAATACCCCATCTTGCATTTGGAGGCTTTGGCTTTAGTTTGCACCATTAAGAAATTCCACAAGTATCTCTATGGACAACATTTCACTGTTTACACGGACCATAAACCTTTAGTTGGTATTTTTGGTAAAGAGGGTAGGAATTCAATTTTTGTTACAAGACTGCAAAGATTTGTATTAGACTTGTCAATATATGATTTCGACATAATTTATAGACCATCGCATAAATTAGGGAATGCGGATTTTTGTTCAAGATTCCCGTTGCAGCAGGAAGTTCCTAGCCAGATAGACTCGGAAGCCATTAGCAGTATAAATTTCAGTAACGAATTCCCAATTGATTCTAAAGTAATCGCCAGTGCAACTAAAGAGGACGAGTTCTTACAAAAAGTAATATCTTTCATGCTAAATGGCTGGCCGGAAAGGGTGGATAGGCAATTTGCAGATGTTTACTCAAATTATTTGAATTTAGAGCTTGTGGACGATTGTCTTCTTTTTATGGACAGAATAATCATACCAAAAGtatatcagaaaaaaatcttgaaattactGCATGCAAACCACGCGGGAATAGTTAAAATGAAACAATTAGCAAGAAATACGGTGTATTGGTTTGGTATAAATACCGATATTGAAAAATATGTAACCGACTGTGAGTGCTGTAATAGCATGGCAATTATTCCAAAGCCTAAGGAGATAGCCAAATGGACACCTACTACTAGACCATTCAGTAGAATCCATATTGATTTTTTCTATTATGGGCATCGTACCTATTTGTTGATTGTTGACAGCTACTCCAAATGGATAGAAGTGGAAAAAATGGTACATGGTACAGATTGTAATAAAGTTTTAAGAAAGTTAGTGGCTTATTTCGCGCGCTTTGGTCTACCAGACGTTTTGGTTTCGGACAATGGTCCTCCTTTTAACTCTCGGGGTTTCGTGGATTTCCTAGAGAAGCAAGGGATAAAAGTAATGAAAAGTCCACCTTATAACCCAGCAAGTAACGGCCAAGCTGAGAGGTTGGTGAGAACTGTGAAGGaagtcctcaagagattcctcatgGATCCCGAAATTTCGGAGTTGGAACTGGAAGACCAGATAAATCTGTTTTTATTTAATTATAGAAACAACAACTTGACAAAGGAGGGAGTTTTTCCGGCGGAGAGAATTTTCGCATACAAACCAAAGACTATTTTAGACTTAGTTGATCCACGAAAACATTACAAAAAGTATATAGACATTTCGCACCCACATGATGATGTTCATTCTAGGCATCAAAGCGGAATAATTCCGAAAGTTCAAGAAGATGCCTTGGACAAACTGACTGCTGGGGATGAACTATGGTATAAGAATCACAACCCCCATAACCAGGCAAGATGGTTAAAggccatttttattaaaaaattttCTCGAAATATTTTCCAGATATGCATTGGAAACGCGGAAGTAATGGCACACAGGACGCAGATCAGAGTCTGTAAGGGGTCTACGCAATGGCAAAGCCCCAATGTTTGGATTACGAGCCAGGAACCACGCAACGAACCCCTGATGTCCCCTGGGCGCAAAACACCAACAAGCGACAATCTGTCCGCTGTCGACGACCCGCCCAATGGTGAGGATAATCGAGACCGAACTCCGAAGGGAGGCACTAAGAGGAAACGCCAGGACTCAGGAAGCTGCCTAACGGAACTCCGTCGATCCAAACGCACGAAGAAAGTGTTTCGTAGTGATGATTTCTATTACAGTTGA